A stretch of the Comamonas testosteroni TK102 genome encodes the following:
- a CDS encoding IS3 family transposase (programmed frameshift) codes for MKKRFTEEQIIGFLREAESGLPVAELCCRHGFSEASYYLWRNKFGGMSVSDAKRLKELELENARLKRLLAESMLENEVTKEALRKKLVSAPARRELVRHMVVCGLSERRLLLVIGMSASAYRYKPAGDRNGALKDKIIALAQRHRRYGAGMIYLKLRQAGEIVNHKRVDRLYAEAGLQVRKRKRKKIPLADRHPLQRPMTANQVWSMDFVFDRTAEGRSIKSLTVVDDATHEAVAIVAERAMGGNQLVRVLDQLAITRGLPKAIRTDNGKEFCGRAMLNWAHARGVQLFLIEPGKPNQNAYIESFNGRFREECLNEHWFTSLAHARVIVEAWRREYNEERPKKALGGLTPAAYAQRLMQNPLNESPDSKAQCY; via the exons GTGAAAAAGAGATTTACAGAAGAACAGATCATTGGCTTCCTACGAGAAGCGGAGTCTGGACTTCCAGTGGCAGAGCTGTGCTGCCGGCACGGTTTCTCTGAGGCCAGCTACTACCTCTGGCGTAACAAGTTCGGCGGCATGAGCGTCTCGGACGCGAAACGGCTCAAGGAGCTAGAGCTTGAAAATGCACGTCTTAAGCGGCTGCTGGCCGAGTCCATGCTGGAGAATGAGGTGACGAAAGAAGCCTTGAGAAAAAAGT TGGTGAGCGCACCTGCACGGCGCGAGCTGGTGCGCCACATGGTGGTCTGCGGACTCAGTGAACGCCGCTTACTGCTCGTCATCGGCATGAGCGCCAGCGCCTACCGTTACAAGCCTGCTGGAGACCGAAACGGTGCCTTGAAGGACAAGATCATCGCTCTGGCGCAACGCCATCGCCGTTACGGCGCCGGCATGATCTATCTCAAGCTCAGGCAAGCTGGCGAGATCGTCAACCACAAACGGGTGGACCGCCTGTATGCCGAGGCTGGTTTGCAGGTAAGGAAACGCAAACGCAAAAAGATCCCGCTGGCCGATCGCCACCCGCTACAGCGTCCGATGACAGCCAACCAAGTGTGGTCGATGGACTTTGTCTTTGACCGCACGGCCGAAGGACGCAGCATCAAGAGCCTGACGGTAGTCGATGATGCGACCCACGAGGCGGTAGCCATCGTGGCCGAGCGAGCAATGGGTGGCAACCAGTTGGTGCGCGTCTTGGATCAACTCGCCATTACAAGGGGACTGCCCAAGGCGATCCGAACTGACAACGGCAAGGAGTTCTGCGGTCGAGCCATGCTGAACTGGGCCCACGCCAGGGGTGTTCAGTTGTTCCTCATCGAGCCTGGCAAGCCCAACCAGAACGCCTACATCGAATCGTTCAACGGCCGCTTCAGAGAGGAATGCCTGAACGAACATTGGTTCACCAGCTTGGCACATGCCCGTGTGATCGTCGAGGCTTGGCGCCGGGAATACAACGAGGAGCGGCCGAAAAAAGCCCTCGGCGGACTAACCCCGGCAGCTTATGCCCAAAGGCTGATGCAAAACCCGTTAAATGAATCCCCGGACTCCAAAGCCCAATGCTACTAA